A window of the Merismopedia glauca CCAP 1448/3 genome harbors these coding sequences:
- a CDS encoding Uma2 family endonuclease: MVQVSQKAIALEEFLKLPETKPASEYINGQAIQKPMPQGKHSKLQGKLVTAINQAVEEPKIGLAFPELRCTFGGRSIVPDISVFAWNRIPVDATGDIANVFPIYPDWTIEILSPEQSPTKVTGNILHCLKQGCQMGWLIDPSDRSILIFPPKQQPELMQESEDILPIPHFITNLHLTVGDLFSWLKL, from the coding sequence ATGGTACAAGTATCGCAGAAAGCGATCGCTCTAGAGGAGTTTCTGAAATTACCAGAAACAAAGCCAGCCAGTGAATATATCAATGGACAGGCGATTCAAAAGCCAATGCCACAGGGAAAACATAGCAAATTACAGGGAAAATTAGTCACTGCTATCAATCAGGCGGTTGAAGAGCCAAAAATTGGACTAGCGTTTCCAGAACTGAGGTGTACGTTTGGCGGTAGATCGATTGTCCCTGATATTTCTGTATTCGCCTGGAATCGAATTCCCGTAGATGCTACCGGAGATATTGCCAATGTCTTCCCCATTTATCCAGACTGGACTATCGAAATCCTCTCACCCGAGCAAAGTCCGACCAAAGTGACAGGCAATATTTTGCACTGTTTGAAGCAGGGATGTCAAATGGGTTGGCTCATCGATCCAAGCGATCGCTCTATCCTCATCTTCCCACCAAAACAGCAACCAGAATTGATGCAAGAATCAGAAGATATTTTGCCTATCCCCCATTTTATTACCAATTTGCATCTAACAGTCGGCGATCTATTTAGTTGGTTGAAGTTGTGA
- a CDS encoding toxin-antitoxin system HicB family antitoxin, whose product MGTLTIRLPDEKHTKLKQLAQSKGVSVNKLMEELSTIALTEFDAYTRFKAMAITGNPEEGLRILAKLDALT is encoded by the coding sequence ATGGGGACTTTAACTATTCGTTTACCTGACGAAAAACACACCAAATTAAAACAACTGGCTCAATCTAAAGGTGTAAGTGTTAATAAGCTAATGGAAGAACTTTCTACCATCGCGCTGACGGAATTTGATGCCTATACCAGATTCAAGGCAATGGCAATAACTGGCAATCCCGAAGAAGGCTTGAGAATACTTGCTAAACTTGATGCTCTCACATAA
- a CDS encoding putative toxin-antitoxin system toxin component, PIN family: MIWYYLWQHICYHKFMTVNIVVDTSVFISALIGSKGASRELIRRCLQREYQPLMGNALFCEYESVMSREEIISKCSLSSAEISALLTSFMSVSQWVFIYYLWRPNLKDEADNHLIELAVAGNAQIIATKNLKDFRNTQLLFPNLSILKPEEIIRS, translated from the coding sequence GTGATTTGGTATTACTTGTGGCAGCATATATGCTATCATAAGTTCATGACTGTCAATATTGTGGTTGATACCAGCGTTTTTATCAGTGCCCTAATTGGCTCGAAAGGAGCAAGCAGAGAGCTTATCCGGCGATGTTTGCAACGAGAATATCAACCTTTAATGGGAAACGCTTTGTTTTGCGAGTATGAGTCAGTCATGTCGCGAGAAGAGATAATTAGTAAATGCTCTTTAAGTTCGGCAGAAATTTCAGCTTTGCTAACTTCATTTATGAGTGTCAGTCAATGGGTTTTTATTTACTACTTGTGGCGACCTAACTTAAAAGATGAAGCTGACAATCACTTAATAGAATTAGCTGTTGCTGGTAATGCTCAAATTATTGCCACTAAAAACCTTAAAGATTTCCGTAATACTCAATTACTATTTCCAAACTTATCTATTTTAAAACCAGAAGAAATTATTAGGAGCTAA
- a CDS encoding bifunctional serine/threonine-protein kinase/formylglycine-generating enzyme family protein, translated as MQFWKPNQPIQNGKYIIEKHIASGGFGITYKARDTYLDRLVAIKTLNPQRELEATFATEHQKFVTEAQRLARCPHRHIVPIYDLIQEEGMWGMVMEYVAGEDLASYIADRGVFSEAEAISIIEKVGDALQFIHNIGLLHRDIKPNNIILRQDTKLPVLIDFGLAREFNLGQSLSLTNYKTHGYAPPEQYEKHGKFGAYTDVYALAATLYVLLTQERLLASIYRHEESLKDPKQHNPKISDRVNQAIMKGMELLPQNRPQSVKEWLDLLGKPSVKLPVLKTFKFEVVTLKSEERGLFSKKTVLVESKTTKQAEYLTEDLGGGVTLDIVSIPGGTFMMGSPIGERSDRDKTRDKVYDREKPQHLIAVSPFFIGKFVVTQAQWSLVAKFPKINCDLKLEPSHFKGANRPVERVNWYHAIEFCARLSHHTGRIYRLPTEAEWEYACRAGTTTPFHFGETITTDLANYNGTYTYGSTPKGIYREQTTDVGSFPANAFGLYDLHGNVFEWCADPWHENYEGAPSSSRVWDVGGDKENYCLRGGSWLWGPYPCRSACRDFLTRAGVNHICGFRVACFSNRTV; from the coding sequence ATGCAATTTTGGAAACCCAACCAACCAATTCAAAACGGTAAATACATCATTGAAAAACATATTGCCAGTGGCGGATTTGGGATTACTTACAAAGCCAGAGATACCTATTTAGATAGATTAGTCGCCATCAAAACCCTCAACCCCCAGCGAGAACTAGAAGCGACTTTTGCCACAGAACACCAGAAATTTGTCACCGAAGCCCAACGGTTAGCCAGATGTCCTCATCGGCATATTGTACCCATTTATGACCTGATTCAAGAAGAGGGAATGTGGGGCATGGTGATGGAATATGTAGCTGGAGAAGATTTAGCCAGTTATATCGCAGATCGTGGCGTATTTTCCGAAGCCGAAGCCATATCTATTATTGAGAAAGTGGGAGATGCGCTACAATTTATCCACAATATTGGTTTATTGCATCGAGATATCAAGCCCAACAACATTATCTTGCGCCAAGATACCAAATTACCAGTTTTAATCGATTTTGGACTAGCTCGTGAATTTAACTTGGGTCAGTCTCTCAGTTTGACAAATTATAAAACTCATGGGTATGCACCCCCAGAGCAATATGAGAAACACGGTAAATTTGGGGCTTATACGGATGTTTACGCTCTAGCAGCTACCCTATATGTTTTATTGACTCAAGAAAGGCTTTTAGCCTCGATTTATCGGCATGAAGAGTCTTTAAAAGACCCCAAGCAGCACAACCCCAAAATTAGCGACAGGGTGAATCAAGCCATTATGAAGGGGATGGAATTACTACCCCAAAATCGCCCTCAGTCAGTCAAGGAGTGGCTGGATTTGCTGGGTAAACCTAGTGTAAAGCTACCTGTTTTAAAGACATTTAAATTTGAGGTAGTGACTTTAAAATCGGAAGAAAGAGGGTTATTCAGTAAAAAGACTGTTTTAGTAGAGTCTAAAACCACTAAACAAGCAGAATACTTGACTGAAGATTTGGGTGGAGGGGTAACCCTAGACATTGTATCGATACCTGGCGGTACATTTATGATGGGTTCGCCAATAGGGGAAAGATCTGATCGTGACAAAACGCGAGATAAAGTCTACGATCGTGAAAAGCCGCAACATCTAATCGCCGTTTCCCCTTTTTTTATTGGTAAATTTGTGGTAACTCAAGCACAGTGGTCGTTAGTAGCCAAGTTTCCGAAGATTAACTGCGATCTCAAACTAGAACCATCTCATTTTAAAGGAGCTAATAGACCTGTAGAGCGAGTTAATTGGTACCATGCCATAGAATTTTGTGCTAGGTTATCTCACCATACAGGTAGAATATATCGCCTACCCACTGAAGCAGAATGGGAATACGCGTGTCGTGCGGGAACCACTACGCCCTTTCATTTTGGTGAAACAATTACCACAGATTTAGCTAATTACAACGGTACATATACATACGGTTCTACACCAAAAGGAATTTATCGAGAACAAACAACTGATGTAGGTAGTTTTCCAGCTAATGCCTTTGGATTATACGATCTGCATGGGAACGTATTTGAATGGTGTGCCGATCCTTGGCATGAAAATTATGAGGGTGCACCAAGTAGTAGCAGAGTCTGGGATGTAGGTGGAGACAAAGAGAATTACTGTCTACGGGGCGGTTCTTGGCTCTGGGGTCCCTATCCTTGTCGTTCTGCCTGCCGTGACTTCCTTACGCGTGCTGGTGTTAACCACATATGTGGTTTTCGCGTCGCGTGTTTTAGCAACAGAACTGTCTAA
- a CDS encoding 4-hydroxybenzoate solanesyltransferase, translating to MLTQPTSASEPTWYTVFRLLRWHKPEGRLILMIPALWALFLAAQAHPPLPLLGTIVVGTLATSAAGCVINDLWDRDIDPQVARTSDRPLASRALSVKTGIVVFFISLICAGILSLYLNQLTFWLCVAAVPVIILYPLAKRVFPIPQLVLSIAWGFAVLISWTAVTGKLESATWLLWGATVLWTLGFDTVYAMADREDDSLVGINSSALFFGKYVAEAIALFYLGTAVLLGYLAVQLQLSWAFWLSLAVAVGFWGWGYLRLRQTNLPAASYGQMFRENVWIGFILLAGMILGLLVK from the coding sequence ATGTTGACTCAGCCTACTTCAGCTTCAGAACCAACTTGGTATACAGTCTTTCGCCTGCTTAGGTGGCATAAACCCGAAGGCAGGTTAATTTTAATGATTCCTGCCCTCTGGGCATTGTTTTTAGCGGCTCAAGCTCATCCACCTTTGCCTTTATTGGGTACAATTGTGGTAGGGACTTTGGCGACTAGTGCGGCTGGTTGTGTTATTAATGATTTGTGGGATCGAGATATCGATCCGCAAGTAGCAAGAACTAGCGATCGCCCTCTAGCTTCCCGTGCTTTGTCTGTGAAAACGGGAATTGTTGTCTTTTTTATCTCTCTGATTTGTGCCGGAATCCTGTCTTTATATCTCAATCAACTCACATTTTGGCTTTGTGTCGCCGCAGTTCCGGTAATTATTCTTTATCCTTTGGCTAAACGGGTTTTTCCGATTCCGCAACTGGTGCTTTCCATCGCTTGGGGGTTTGCCGTTTTAATTAGTTGGACGGCAGTTACTGGTAAGCTGGAATCTGCGACTTGGCTTTTGTGGGGCGCTACGGTATTGTGGACTTTAGGATTTGATACCGTCTATGCAATGGCAGATCGGGAAGACGATAGCCTAGTTGGGATTAATTCTAGTGCTTTGTTTTTTGGGAAATATGTAGCCGAAGCGATCGCTCTATTTTATCTAGGTACGGCGGTATTATTAGGGTATCTAGCCGTACAGTTGCAACTAAGTTGGGCTTTTTGGCTGTCTTTAGCTGTCGCTGTCGGTTTTTGGGGTTGGGGATATCTCCGCTTGCGTCAAACCAACCTACCTGCGGCTAGTTACGGACAAATGTTTCGCGAAAACGTCTGGATTGGCTTTATTTTACTGGCTGGGATGATTTTGGGTCTTTTGGTCAAATGA
- a CDS encoding TIGR00725 family protein has product MSQKVIIGVMGPGTSATQRDLELASELGQLIAESGWVLLTGGRNQGVMEAASRGAKAAGGLTIGILPGSDRSGVSEFVDVAIVTDLGHARNNVNVLSSDAIVVCGMGLGTASEVALALKQGKRVILLGCDLETQKFWQKLSSLVLIAETPPEAMQKMQNLLSRLLN; this is encoded by the coding sequence ATGAGTCAAAAAGTTATAATTGGGGTGATGGGACCTGGTACAAGTGCCACTCAGAGAGATTTAGAACTGGCATCGGAACTGGGTCAATTAATCGCTGAATCTGGCTGGGTACTCCTGACTGGAGGGAGAAACCAAGGAGTGATGGAAGCGGCTAGTCGAGGTGCAAAGGCTGCTGGTGGTTTGACTATCGGGATTTTACCAGGGAGCGATCGCTCTGGAGTATCTGAGTTTGTGGATGTGGCGATCGTGACGGATTTAGGTCATGCTCGAAATAATGTTAACGTGCTATCTAGCGATGCGATCGTTGTTTGCGGGATGGGTTTGGGTACGGCTTCAGAAGTAGCTTTGGCTTTGAAGCAAGGTAAAAGAGTCATTTTGCTAGGGTGCGATTTAGAAACTCAAAAGTTTTGGCAAAAGTTATCTTCTTTGGTGTTAATCGCTGAGACACCACCAGAAGCTATGCAAAAGATGCAAAATCTCTTGTCGAGGTTACTTAACTAG
- a CDS encoding NlpC/P60 family protein, whose translation MKSENFENCTTVVRATYKRGASHIYVGDRRFINAIGSKGVSYDSLDNPYFAKRFLGAKRIIPN comes from the coding sequence ATCAAGAGCGAAAATTTTGAAAACTGCACAACAGTTGTTAGAGCAACCTATAAGCGTGGTGCTTCTCACATTTATGTAGGCGATCGCCGCTTTATTAATGCGATCGGCTCTAAGGGTGTGAGTTATGACTCTTTAGATAACCCTTATTTTGCAAAGCGTTTCTTAGGTGCAAAAAGGATTATCCCTAATTAG
- a CDS encoding transcription factor RcaD, whose protein sequence is MESKELKFVLKLLGCTEYRSLVSASIFDSFKQDKTKICRALSDRGLIDFEREITNLRITSAGKNVLKMDMTKLPISPVEYKLLQVLLKAGGKLIPSQIKGMKNVKVAERDRLVQSLAERGLVAMESGMKRQKCEVWITEAGLNYLRNEFTGSGTQAVISLDLLSNYLQFMRKSVDRHQSTQKVTPNQKPTDEGILETIRELGRVTS, encoded by the coding sequence ATGGAATCTAAGGAATTAAAGTTTGTTTTAAAGTTATTGGGTTGCACTGAATACCGTTCGCTAGTATCAGCTTCTATTTTCGACAGTTTTAAGCAAGATAAGACTAAAATTTGCCGTGCTTTGAGCGATCGCGGTTTAATCGATTTTGAGCGCGAAATCACCAACTTGCGGATTACTTCAGCAGGTAAAAACGTGCTGAAGATGGATATGACTAAGTTACCCATATCGCCAGTGGAATATAAACTTTTACAAGTCTTATTGAAAGCTGGTGGAAAGTTGATTCCCAGTCAAATTAAGGGCATGAAAAATGTCAAAGTTGCAGAACGCGATCGCCTAGTTCAAAGTTTAGCTGAACGGGGACTTGTGGCGATGGAATCGGGGATGAAAAGACAAAAGTGCGAAGTTTGGATTACTGAAGCCGGATTGAATTACTTACGAAACGAGTTTACCGGATCGGGAACTCAAGCAGTTATAAGTTTAGATTTATTGAGTAACTATCTTCAATTTATGCGGAAGTCTGTCGATCGCCATCAGTCTACTCAAAAAGTTACTCCAAACCAAAAACCTACCGATGAAGGAATTCTAGAAACTATCCGCGAACTAGGGCGTGTCACCAGTTAA
- a CDS encoding vanadium-dependent haloperoxidase has product MMDAILYWNNIALEAVAIDHTNTPAKGEQKAIPAKGEQGGPTRTARALAIVHLAMYDAFNSIAGGSTPYLPNLPVAPPGASPEAAINEAAAITLIALYSSQRDRIWQASQKFLSDLPGTTSNIEAGIDQGRLVAAAILENRSQDGSGKEQDLPYVPSQEPGKHRPDPQNPNQGFLTPNWGKVATFAIDIDNYLASPPPPSNSPKYTEDFQDVKQKGVISGGTRTSEETAIGLYWAYDGAQKLGTPPRLYNQVVRQIALKKGNNLGQNARLFALINMAMGDAGIQCWLSKYYYNVWRPVVGIREASPTLGPTGKGDNNPNTKADPFWLPLGAPRTNQVGEKNFTPGFPAYPSGHATFGAACFDMVSLFYGTDDLPFDFVSEELNGESLDVNGSVRTKHKRHFNKLSDAIIENARSRVYLGVHWQFDADSGVESGKQIAGDIFNNFLTPC; this is encoded by the coding sequence ATGATGGATGCAATTCTTTACTGGAACAATATCGCCTTAGAAGCTGTAGCAATAGATCATACAAATACTCCAGCCAAAGGCGAACAAAAGGCAATACCTGCCAAAGGTGAACAAGGAGGACCAACTCGCACCGCCAGGGCTTTAGCGATCGTCCATTTGGCGATGTATGATGCCTTCAACAGCATTGCTGGAGGTTCTACTCCTTACCTGCCAAATTTACCTGTAGCACCACCAGGAGCCTCACCAGAAGCGGCTATCAACGAAGCTGCGGCTATAACCCTGATCGCACTTTATTCTAGTCAACGCGATCGCATTTGGCAAGCCAGTCAAAAGTTCCTCTCCGATTTACCTGGAACTACTTCCAATATTGAAGCAGGTATCGATCAAGGTCGTCTAGTTGCGGCGGCAATTCTCGAAAATCGCAGTCAAGATGGTTCGGGAAAAGAGCAAGATTTACCTTACGTACCCAGTCAAGAACCTGGAAAACATCGCCCCGATCCTCAAAATCCCAATCAAGGATTCCTCACCCCAAATTGGGGAAAAGTCGCAACTTTTGCCATTGATATTGATAACTATTTAGCCTCTCCACCACCACCATCAAATAGTCCTAAATATACAGAAGATTTTCAAGATGTTAAACAAAAAGGTGTAATTAGTGGCGGAACGCGCACTTCCGAAGAAACCGCAATTGGTCTTTATTGGGCTTATGATGGGGCACAAAAACTTGGTACTCCTCCTAGATTATACAATCAAGTTGTCCGACAAATTGCCCTGAAAAAAGGGAATAATTTGGGACAAAATGCCCGTCTATTTGCCTTAATAAATATGGCAATGGGCGATGCTGGAATTCAATGCTGGCTCTCTAAATATTACTACAACGTTTGGCGACCAGTAGTTGGCATTCGCGAAGCTAGTCCTACTTTGGGACCTACTGGTAAAGGAGATAATAATCCTAATACTAAAGCCGATCCATTTTGGCTACCTTTAGGTGCGCCTAGAACCAATCAAGTTGGAGAAAAAAACTTTACGCCAGGTTTCCCCGCTTATCCTTCTGGACACGCTACATTTGGAGCAGCTTGTTTTGATATGGTAAGTTTATTTTATGGTACTGATGACCTGCCATTCGATTTTGTTTCTGAAGAATTAAATGGTGAGAGCCTTGATGTTAATGGCTCAGTTAGAACGAAACATAAAAGGCATTTTAATAAGCTATCTGATGCCATTATCGAAAATGCCCGCAGTCGTGTTTATTTAGGAGTACATTGGCAATTTGATGCTGATAGTGGAGTGGAATCAGGTAAACAAATTGCAGGCGATATTTTCAATAATTTCCTAACACCTTGTTAG
- the pdxA gene encoding 4-hydroxythreonine-4-phosphate dehydrogenase PdxA, whose amino-acid sequence MDRQNTLSLVADGNTLPKIAIALGDPAGIGTEVVLKALASPEIRQLGQITLIGNRQLLEAAYEQLQAKVGNLSFVPLAEISLLDVPLPVAICDRIRLGEGNAASGEASFAYLETAIARTLAGEFEGIVTAPIAKSAWLAAGHHYPGQTELLAEKSGTSRYGMLFVARSPHTGWMLRTLLATTHIPLRQVSETLTASLMTEKIELLVECLQQDFGVENPQIAIAGLNPHSGEQGQLGTEEIDWLIPWMQQQQKRLPNIKLVGPIPPDTMWVKPGQAWYGTSGESVTGLADAYLALYHDQGLIPVKLMGFDQAINTSIGLPFIRTSPDHGTAFDIAGLGIARANSMQAAIRLAAEIVWVRRK is encoded by the coding sequence ATGGATCGCCAAAACACCCTTTCTCTTGTTGCTGATGGAAATACATTGCCCAAAATAGCGATCGCATTAGGAGATCCAGCCGGAATTGGCACAGAGGTTGTCTTAAAAGCCTTGGCAAGCCCAGAAATTCGTCAATTGGGTCAAATTACCTTAATCGGAAATCGACAGCTTTTAGAGGCTGCATACGAGCAGTTACAGGCAAAAGTAGGCAATCTTTCTTTTGTTCCTTTAGCAGAGATTTCATTACTAGATGTACCTCTACCTGTAGCCATCTGCGATCGCATTCGGTTGGGTGAAGGGAATGCAGCTAGTGGGGAGGCGAGTTTTGCCTATTTAGAAACAGCGATCGCTCGGACTCTAGCGGGAGAATTTGAGGGGATTGTGACAGCACCAATTGCTAAATCAGCTTGGTTGGCGGCTGGACATCATTATCCAGGTCAAACGGAACTATTAGCGGAAAAATCAGGAACTAGCCGATATGGGATGTTATTTGTAGCGCGATCGCCTCATACTGGTTGGATGCTGCGGACTTTATTGGCGACGACTCATATTCCTTTACGTCAAGTTTCCGAAACGCTTACAGCTAGTTTGATGACGGAAAAGATAGAGTTGTTAGTAGAATGCTTACAGCAAGACTTTGGGGTAGAAAATCCGCAAATTGCGATCGCTGGCTTAAATCCTCACAGTGGAGAACAAGGACAGCTAGGAACAGAAGAAATTGATTGGTTGATTCCTTGGATGCAACAGCAGCAAAAACGGCTACCTAACATCAAATTAGTTGGTCCTATTCCACCAGATACCATGTGGGTCAAACCAGGTCAAGCTTGGTATGGCACATCTGGGGAATCTGTAACGGGTTTAGCAGATGCATATTTGGCACTATATCACGACCAAGGTTTAATTCCTGTCAAATTGATGGGATTTGACCAGGCGATTAATACTTCAATTGGGTTACCCTTTATTAGAACCTCTCCAGATCACGGTACGGCTTTTGATATTGCTGGGTTAGGAATTGCGAGAGCAAATAGTATGCAAGCAGCGATTAGATTAGCAGCAGAAATCGTTTGGGTAAGAAGGAAATAA
- the petM gene encoding cytochrome b6-f complex subunit PetM, with product MSAELTNAMFLSSSLILVGIGVGFLLLKIQGGEE from the coding sequence ATGAGCGCAGAATTAACCAATGCGATGTTTTTATCTTCTAGTTTGATTTTAGTGGGCATAGGAGTAGGTTTCCTCCTGCTCAAAATCCAAGGTGGCGAAGAATAA
- a CDS encoding SDR family oxidoreductase, translating into MNLLIVGATGTLGRQIARRALDEGHQVRCLVRSYKKAAFLREWGAELVGGNICRPETLPGALEGIDVVIDAATARATDSFSIKQIDWDGKVALIQAAVAAKVNRYIFFSILDAEKYPQVPLMEIKRCTELFLKESGLNYTILRPCGFMQNLIGDFAIPVLEGQPVWVTGAASPIAYMDTQDIAKFAIRALSVPETENQTFPIVGSKAWSADEIVKLCERLSGKDAKVTRVSWVILRAARNFARFFEWTWNIADRMDFAEVIATGKPLNASMTEVYQTFGIAPEETTTLETYLQDYFGRILKKLKELDYEKAKTQSKKISPKKLTF; encoded by the coding sequence ATGAATTTATTAATCGTTGGTGCTACTGGCACATTGGGAAGGCAGATAGCGCGTCGCGCTCTCGATGAAGGTCATCAAGTCCGTTGCTTAGTCCGCAGTTACAAAAAAGCAGCATTCTTGAGAGAGTGGGGTGCAGAACTAGTAGGTGGTAATATTTGCCGACCAGAAACTCTACCTGGGGCATTAGAAGGAATTGATGTTGTAATTGACGCAGCAACCGCCAGAGCCACCGATTCTTTCAGTATCAAACAAATAGACTGGGATGGTAAAGTAGCCCTAATTCAAGCTGCCGTCGCCGCTAAAGTAAATCGATATATATTTTTCTCAATTTTAGATGCTGAAAAGTATCCTCAAGTCCCCTTAATGGAAATTAAGCGGTGTACTGAACTTTTCCTCAAAGAATCAGGGCTAAACTACACAATTTTACGTCCTTGTGGGTTCATGCAGAACTTAATCGGAGACTTTGCGATTCCTGTATTAGAGGGACAACCAGTTTGGGTAACGGGAGCCGCATCTCCTATAGCCTATATGGATACCCAAGATATTGCTAAATTTGCGATTAGAGCGCTTTCAGTACCCGAAACCGAAAACCAAACATTTCCGATCGTCGGTTCCAAGGCTTGGAGTGCTGATGAAATAGTTAAATTATGCGAGCGTCTATCGGGCAAAGATGCTAAAGTGACGCGAGTTTCCTGGGTAATATTGCGCGCTGCCCGCAATTTTGCCAGATTTTTTGAATGGACGTGGAATATCGCAGATCGCATGGATTTTGCTGAAGTGATTGCCACAGGGAAACCCCTCAATGCTTCTATGACAGAAGTGTATCAAACCTTTGGCATTGCTCCTGAAGAAACCACTACCCTGGAAACATATTTACAAGATTATTTCGGTCGTATTTTGAAGAAACTCAAAGAATTAGACTACGAAAAAGCCAAGACTCAATCGAAAAAAATATCTCCCAAAAAACTAACCTTTTAG
- a CDS encoding NAD(+) kinase, protein MPKAGIIYNDIKPIACRAAIELQDRLLCSGWQVAVATGGQGILGYSEPDRPVCHTSIESLVPPGFDDSMSFAVVLGGDGTVLAAFRQVAPWGIPLLTVNTGHLGFLTEIYLKQLPQALEQIMADEYEVEERAMLSVRLLREEQVLWEALCLNEMVIHREPLTSMCHFEVVIGGHSPVDVAADGLIISTPTGSTAYSLSAGGPVVAPGIPALQLVPICPHSLASRALVFNDSEPVAIYPATPNRLVMVVDGNAGCYVLPEDRVELARSPYSARFIRLQSPEFFKILREKLGWGLPHIAKPNSVELP, encoded by the coding sequence GTGCCCAAAGCAGGCATCATCTACAATGACATTAAACCCATAGCTTGTCGTGCAGCCATAGAATTGCAGGACAGGTTGCTCTGTAGTGGGTGGCAAGTTGCCGTAGCTACAGGAGGTCAGGGCATTCTGGGCTATTCAGAACCCGACCGTCCAGTTTGTCACACTTCGATTGAATCGCTAGTCCCTCCAGGATTCGACGACTCAATGAGTTTTGCCGTGGTTTTAGGAGGTGATGGCACAGTTTTAGCTGCTTTTCGCCAAGTAGCTCCCTGGGGTATTCCCTTGTTGACGGTAAATACTGGTCATCTGGGCTTTCTTACCGAAATATACCTCAAACAGCTTCCTCAAGCCCTAGAACAGATCATGGCTGATGAGTATGAAGTCGAAGAAAGAGCTATGCTGTCGGTGCGGCTACTTCGAGAAGAACAGGTACTATGGGAAGCTCTATGTTTAAACGAAATGGTCATCCATAGAGAACCTCTAACTAGTATGTGCCATTTTGAAGTAGTCATCGGCGGTCATTCTCCCGTAGATGTAGCGGCTGATGGCTTGATTATTTCCACTCCTACGGGTTCGACAGCTTATTCCTTGAGTGCAGGTGGTCCAGTTGTCGCACCTGGAATTCCCGCCCTCCAGTTAGTACCAATTTGCCCTCATTCCTTGGCTTCTAGGGCTTTAGTATTTAACGATTCTGAGCCTGTCGCCATCTATCCAGCTACCCCAAACCGTTTGGTGATGGTAGTAGACGGTAATGCTGGATGCTATGTATTACCCGAAGATAGAGTAGAATTAGCCCGTTCTCCTTATTCTGCTCGGTTTATTCGCTTGCAATCGCCAGAATTCTTCAAAATATTGCGCGAGAAGCTCGGTTGGGGATTGCCGCATATTGCTAAACCCAATTCTGTTGAATTACCGTGA